GCCCCGAGTTGTTAGCACACTTGCTTCTCATCTGTCCCTTTGCCTTACAGAGCAGATCGCCTATGTTGCCAATGCCGCCGGACGTGAAAACGAACTGGCGGACTTTATATTGCACGATGAGCTGCTGTTCGATTGCGCGCGTGCGCTGCTTCTGGTCGAACGTGATGAGTATCCACTTGCGCTTACCCACGAGCGGCAGCAGTTCGCGGTCCTCGGTCCATCCCTTGAAGTAATCCCTGTGGCGTTTATATCGGAAGCCACAGTGCCGCAGCTTGTCTACGCAGTCGTCATAATCGAGGTTGTGGCAGAGGTACAGCGTGAAACCCTTAAGCCGCTTGCTCGATTTTAATTGCTTCCTCGATTTCTGCTTCGAGTCTGCCATAGTCATTCGCCAGCTGTGGAATTGTGGCCCCACCGTTCTTGCGGCTCAGCAGAAATGCAGTAGAGATGCGGGAATCTACTAGTACGGGCATCCCAAAGGACACCGTTGGGTCAATCACTACAAACTGCGGGGCATTGGCTGGCGCGTTCAAGTATTCCTTGCGCGTGAACGGGAACAGCCGCTGGGCAATCCCATGCGTGTTCCGCTCCACTCGCCGGAGCCACGGCTGTAAGAAATTGAAGACTTGCTGGCCACCAGCCCTAAGGTTAACGAGATGCGTTGTGCCTACTCCCTTGTCTTCCAGGTAGATTGTCACTCCGCGTTTGGTTTTCTCTGTACTCAGATCGTAATCGGCCAACGGGTACTTGGATGGTTTCTCCCGACGCAGTTCCTCTACACCGTGGCGGATGCCTTGCAGACTCACATTGTGAGCGTGGCGCAGACTCTCTAGAACAAAACATTCCACCAGATTCTTAAAGGACAACAGCATTGGCTTGTGGCTGTAAATCGTAGTGAGCGGAGCGGAGTCTTCGTCGCCTATCACCCAGTAACGCAGCTTGGACGGAAGGATGTGGAGATAGCGCGCAGCTTCCTCAATCGTATAATTCGGTACTTCCAGCGGATTGGGTTGGCGTGGTCGCATGGAGTCAGCCCGAGATGCCAGAGTATAACGGACACCCCCTTGGATGACCGTGGATTGTCTTTTTGTTCTGAATCTGGAACAACACGTTGCAATCTTGGTGCGGGCCATGCGACACTCCTCCTGTCGCGGCCCGCGCCCAAGCGTTACCGTCGTCGCCTTTTAACCCGCCCTGCAAGGCGGGTTATGTTTTTGGCGAACATCTCTAGTTGTACTGGTGGGCCTATTAGCCCGCTTTCTGCTCCTTTGAGTCCCGGAGCATGAGCCTCTTTCCTGCGCTCTGCTGAATAGCCATCAACGTGCGCTGCCCATCTTTCAGCTTGCGCGTGTTGTACCTGAAATCGAACTCGCCCAAGTAGCGGTGTAGGTGGTGCTGGCCCACTTGGTGATAGACACCAGTGAGGCCGCGCTTCAACGTGGCGAACAAGCCTTCGCAACTGTTGACGTGTACCCACTCGCGGCTGTACTCGCCCTTGCTATGGGTGACGGTGTGATGCCCACCTTCAAACATATGCCCAATGTTCTTGTAGCTCGGAAACTCATCCGTGCAGAACGCTGCGGAACGGTCAACGTTCTTGCGGATGATCTCGCTCAGGTTCTCGCCCGTCACTCGCGTAACGGGAAAGGAACGCGCATCGCCGTCGCGTTGAATGACGGAGACTACTGCCGTGCGCGTCTTGCCAGTAGCGCGGCCCATGAACTGAGTCTTGCCCTTGCCGCCTACATAGGTTTCGTCTGCCTCAACGATGCCCCGAAGCTTCTCCTTAAATGATGGTTGGCTCATCGCGTACCGAATACGATGAGCCATGAACCACGCAGACTTGTACGTCACTCCAAGCATCCGGTGTAGCTGGTGGGCACTCATGCCCTTCTTGGAAGCGCACAGAAGATGAATCGCAAACAGCCACTTGTGGAGAGGGATGTGGCTGTCCTCGAAGATCGTGCCGACTGTCACCGTGAACTGCTCGCGGCACCTCGCACACTTGTACACGCCAACGCGGACGTGCTTGCCCTTCTTGCTGGTCTTGGGCGTGAGCTTATAAATCTCCGTGCTGTCACAGTGCGGACAGACAGGGCCGTTCGGCCAACGCTGCCCCTCTAGGAACTGACGGGCCTTGTCCGCATCGCTGAAGTGTTCCGCCAGACTCGCTAGATTCAGGCTGTCCATATCGTCCCTCTCTATGGGGCGAAATGTTAGCGAATACCACTGGGTTTGTCAAGTATATAATTCCGCCGTCAAAATCCCCGGGGATTCGTGAAAAATCCCCGGGGGATTCGCCTCAATCCCCGAGATCAAGATGGAAAAGAGCCGCGGAGCTGCAAGCGATGAGAAGGCGAAAGTCAGAGTAGCCGGTGGATAACAAGATGTCAAGATAATTATCAGGATTCGGTCCCACCCTTTCGCTCGCACAGATCGCTCGCGAAAAGGATGGGGCACCCTCAGGAGTGTTCACGCTGTGAAGACTTCGACTCAACCAGAAGGGTGGGCCACCCGCCGCTGGTTATGGTGGGCCGGGCGGCTGAAAAGTCAAACGCGCTACGTCAGGGTGGGAGAAGCGATCGCCACAGCGAGAGCAAAAGGAAAGCGCCGGCGAGTCGCCGGCGCTTTCCTTAACAAGATTTCGCCTACATCTTGCGGTTGGTGTTGGCCTCATCGATCTCGACCTTGCCGTCCTTGATGTGGATGACGCGGTGGGCGTACTGCGCGATGTCGTGCTCGTGGGTCACCAGGATGATGGTGTTGCCCTGAGCGTGCAACTGGTCGAACAGCCCCATGATCTCGAGCCCGGTCTTGGAGTCGAGGTTGCCGGTGGGCTCGTC
The sequence above is a segment of the Terriglobales bacterium genome. Coding sequences within it:
- a CDS encoding DUF433 domain-containing protein, which codes for MARTKIATCCSRFRTKRQSTVIQGGVRYTLASRADSMRPRQPNPLEVPNYTIEEAARYLHILPSKLRYWVIGDEDSAPLTTIYSHKPMLLSFKNLVECFVLESLRHAHNVSLQGIRHGVEELRREKPSKYPLADYDLSTEKTKRGVTIYLEDKGVGTTHLVNLRAGGQQVFNFLQPWLRRVERNTHGIAQRLFPFTRKEYLNAPANAPQFVVIDPTVSFGMPVLVDSRISTAFLLSRKNGGATIPQLANDYGRLEAEIEEAIKIEQAA
- a CDS encoding IS1595 family transposase, with product MDSLNLASLAEHFSDADKARQFLEGQRWPNGPVCPHCDSTEIYKLTPKTSKKGKHVRVGVYKCARCREQFTVTVGTIFEDSHIPLHKWLFAIHLLCASKKGMSAHQLHRMLGVTYKSAWFMAHRIRYAMSQPSFKEKLRGIVEADETYVGGKGKTQFMGRATGKTRTAVVSVIQRDGDARSFPVTRVTGENLSEIIRKNVDRSAAFCTDEFPSYKNIGHMFEGGHHTVTHSKGEYSREWVHVNSCEGLFATLKRGLTGVYHQVGQHHLHRYLGEFDFRYNTRKLKDGQRTLMAIQQSAGKRLMLRDSKEQKAG